In Nicotiana tabacum cultivar K326 chromosome 2, ASM71507v2, whole genome shotgun sequence, the following proteins share a genomic window:
- the LOC107759559 gene encoding putative beta-1,3-galactosyltransferase 2 has protein sequence MSFKIRGVVEPQSRSIISQKWTLFLCIGSFCAGMFFTARMWTVPETKGGITRTTAVEAEKLNLVSEGCDTKFLQQKDVKLVSKDVFGEVSKTHHALQTLDKTISNLEMELAAAKATQESILSGAPLSQDIEKGDSPRKRKYFVVVGINTAFSSRKRRDSVRATWMPQGEKRKKLEEEKGIIMRFVIGHGATLGGILDRAIEAEDQKHGDFLRLDHVEGYLELSAKTKTYFATAVKLWDAEYYVKVDDDVHVNIGTLAETLARHRKKPRVYIGCMKSGPVLAQKGVRYHEPEYWKFGETGNKYFRHATGQIYAISKDLASYISVNQHVLHKYANEDVSLGAWFIGLDVHHIDDRRLCCGTPPDCEWKAQAGNICVASFDWTCSGICRSVDRLKEVHRRCGEGENALWKAAI, from the exons ATGTCTTTCAAGATCAGAGGAGTGGTAGAACCGCAATCAAGAAGTATTATTTCTCAAAAATGGACTCTTTTTCTTTGTATAGGTAGTTTTTGTGCTGGGATGTTCTTCACCGCCAG AATGTGGACGGTTCCTGAAACAAAAGGTGGTATTACAAGAACAACTGCAGTAGAAGCTGAAAAACTCAACTTAGTTTCAGAAGGCTGCGATACAAAATTT TTGCAGCAGAAAGATGTAAAATTAGTATCCAAAGATGTTTTCGGAGAAGTTTCTAAGACACATCATGCTCTTCA GACACTAGACAAAACAATTTCAAATTTGGAGATGGAGTTGGCAGCTGCAAAGGCAACTCAGGAGTCAATTCTTAGCGGTGCACCTCTATCACAAGACATTGAGAAGGGTGATTcacctagaaaaagaaaatattttgtggTTGTAGGAATAAATACCGCATTTAGTAGCAGAAAAAGAAGGGATTCAGTTCGTGCTACATGGATGCCACAAG GCGAAAAACGAAAGAAGCTGGAAGAAGAGAAAGGAATCATCATGCGCTTTGTCATTGGTCATGG TGCCACGTTAGGGGGTATACTGGACAGAGCTATTGAAGCCGAGGACCAAAAGCATGGTGATTTCTTGCGCTTG GATCACGTCGAGGGTTATCTAGAATTGTCTGCCAAGACAAAGACTTATTTTGCTACTGCTGTTAAGCTATGGGATGCAGAGTATTACGTTAAAGTTGATGATGATGTCCATGTAAATATAG GTACACTTGCAGAAACACTGGCAAGGCATCGTAAGAAGCCTCGTGTGTACATTGGGTGCATGAAATCCGGTCCTGTGCTAGCTCAGAA GGGAGTAAGATACCATGAACCAGAATACTGGAAATTTGGGGAGACGGGAAACAAGTACTTCCGTCATGCTACGGGCCAAATATATGCCATTTCAAAGGACCTGGCCTCCTACATATCAGTAAATCA GCATGTACTACATAAATATGCCAATGAGGATGTGTCACTGGGAGCTTGGTTTATTGGTCTTGACGTGCACCATATAGACGACCGCAGATTATGTTGTGGAACTCCACCAG ATTGTGAATGGAAGGCTCAGGCAGGCAATATCTGTGTTGCTTCATTTGACTGGACCTGCAGCGGGATATGCAGGTCCGTCGACAGATTAAAGGAGGTCCACAGACGGTGTGGGGAAGGGGAGAATGCTTTATGGAAAGCTGCAATCTGA